A part of Melittangium boletus DSM 14713 genomic DNA contains:
- the cglD gene encoding adventurous gliding motility lipoprotein CglD — MRVSPRFLVAALLVTALATACGSDPVVPPIEDPTQTDGGSGDGPDSGNPDAGPGDPDGGPVEPPTSEHPFDPPPGPRSPNNTKIDSDCDGLTDAEEYGNVYTGNQQTNPDMWDTDGDGLRDGVETGRTSTLNKDPQCATLFLSDADPSTRTNPTNPDTDGDGLRDGLEDINHNGKLDPGETDPANRDTDGDGLSDGEEDVNKNGRVDPGETDPRLRDTDGDGLSDAIELNVTHTDPLNPDSDGDSCKDGAEDLNGNGVKDPGETDPKNSKDCGAGTFPDSDNDGVPDYIEESSGTDKNNPDTDGDGLRDGVEDRNRNGLVDSGETDPRKKDSDCDGLVDGPNLGTFKGEDLNGNGVKDSGETDPTKRDTDGDGLLDGVELGIPTSAAPDTSCGYSGDADPSTTTNPLNPDTDGDGIADGAEDSNQNGRKDPGELDPRDGTDGASSSPAGQACSAQNLRQITFKEDSGGDVRLALRLTFQEVRQISVGGKSRGFIGYDDTNKVAFIAYKRPTTGGSTTVVGDEASVRAQFSPAVTAGTTQTFTTWDGHPALQAFYDYAAAGSATTSLRDYANSVANSLVGSGAGTLTGGTGVVGPYKLQTQYVHRSDSSVLVVVAITPTARFVEPGLFVMGDTAGGTALAQFGDADAVQCETFTTGNGMADFLFVVDDSGSMQTSQSALGDAATAVANRLGNSQLDWRISMVTTSYTQPDYSWENRNVFRGFTRDINQFKAWLQQNAPCPDPTQGCWININGASEERILEGAKVAVDYMTNASTPAARKYRPGARLVVIVLTDVRDQPDTPPVSTYINYFKGANPTGQLIQMHGIICDPAGGYCYPGEPVDDPRHLDVIQATGGIVGSIRSTESIKNTINSIVDSVIASTGYRTLKPPIGASVRVALESVQDPTKCLASDLPRSRVNGFDVDGISQALAFYGACRPTSAGSTKAAISYRYWSDLTGNKDGNPPPCATDDYYDSSDPDFCRGNLTCNRQTNRCDCPSDCGGNAPVGKVCNNSREVCDFTCGAECGGACGSFQMCNTATCTCQCVASATCAPGFRFDSTSCGCVCDTAALNCGSTYQPDAASCACVCQANCGNSCVTGTQCNMSTCRCEPKLN; from the coding sequence ATGAGAGTCTCTCCTCGATTTCTCGTGGCCGCGTTGCTCGTGACCGCGCTGGCGACAGCCTGCGGCTCGGACCCGGTCGTTCCACCCATTGAAGACCCAACGCAGACGGATGGCGGTTCGGGCGACGGCCCAGACTCCGGGAATCCGGATGCGGGTCCTGGGGACCCGGACGGAGGGCCCGTGGAGCCCCCCACGTCGGAGCACCCCTTCGATCCGCCTCCTGGACCCCGGAGCCCCAACAACACGAAGATCGACTCGGACTGTGACGGTCTGACGGACGCGGAGGAGTACGGCAACGTCTACACGGGTAATCAGCAGACGAACCCGGACATGTGGGACACGGACGGCGATGGTCTGCGCGATGGTGTCGAGACGGGCCGCACCTCCACGCTCAACAAAGATCCGCAGTGCGCGACCCTCTTCCTGTCGGACGCGGATCCCTCGACCCGGACCAACCCGACCAATCCCGACACGGATGGCGATGGACTCCGGGATGGTCTGGAGGACATCAATCATAATGGCAAGCTGGACCCGGGCGAGACGGATCCGGCCAACCGTGACACGGATGGCGATGGTCTCTCGGATGGCGAGGAGGACGTCAACAAGAACGGCCGGGTGGACCCGGGCGAGACGGATCCGCGTCTGCGTGACACGGATGGCGATGGCCTCTCGGATGCCATTGAGTTGAATGTCACCCATACGGATCCCCTCAATCCCGACTCGGATGGGGACTCCTGCAAGGACGGCGCGGAGGATCTCAACGGAAACGGCGTGAAGGATCCGGGCGAGACGGACCCCAAGAACTCCAAGGATTGCGGAGCGGGCACCTTCCCCGACTCGGATAATGATGGCGTGCCGGACTACATCGAGGAGTCCTCTGGCACGGACAAGAACAATCCGGATACGGATGGAGACGGTTTGCGTGATGGAGTGGAGGATCGCAACCGCAATGGTCTCGTGGACTCCGGTGAGACGGATCCGCGCAAGAAGGACTCGGATTGCGACGGTCTGGTCGACGGTCCGAACCTGGGCACCTTCAAGGGCGAGGATCTCAATGGCAACGGCGTGAAGGACTCGGGCGAGACGGATCCCACCAAGCGCGACACGGATGGCGACGGCTTGTTGGATGGCGTGGAGCTCGGAATTCCCACGAGCGCGGCGCCCGACACCAGCTGTGGCTACTCGGGGGATGCGGATCCCTCCACCACGACCAATCCGTTGAACCCCGACACGGATGGCGATGGAATCGCCGACGGCGCCGAGGACTCCAACCAGAACGGACGCAAGGATCCGGGCGAGCTCGACCCTCGCGACGGCACCGATGGCGCGAGCTCCTCGCCGGCGGGCCAGGCCTGCTCGGCGCAGAACCTGCGCCAGATCACCTTCAAGGAGGACAGCGGCGGCGATGTCCGGCTGGCGCTCCGGCTCACCTTCCAGGAAGTGCGGCAGATCTCGGTGGGCGGCAAGAGCCGGGGCTTCATCGGCTACGACGACACGAACAAGGTGGCCTTCATCGCCTACAAGCGTCCCACGACGGGGGGTTCCACCACGGTGGTGGGAGACGAGGCGTCGGTGCGCGCCCAGTTCTCTCCGGCCGTGACGGCGGGGACGACCCAGACCTTCACCACGTGGGATGGCCACCCGGCGCTCCAGGCCTTCTATGACTACGCCGCGGCGGGGAGCGCGACCACGTCGCTGCGTGACTACGCCAACTCGGTGGCCAACTCGCTCGTGGGTTCGGGCGCGGGGACGCTGACGGGCGGCACGGGCGTGGTGGGTCCCTACAAGCTGCAGACGCAGTACGTGCACCGCTCCGACTCGAGCGTGCTGGTGGTGGTGGCCATCACCCCCACGGCGCGCTTCGTGGAGCCGGGCCTCTTCGTCATGGGCGACACCGCGGGTGGTACGGCGCTGGCCCAGTTCGGCGACGCGGACGCGGTGCAGTGCGAGACCTTCACCACGGGCAACGGCATGGCCGACTTCCTCTTCGTGGTGGACGACAGCGGCTCCATGCAGACGTCCCAGAGCGCGCTGGGTGACGCGGCGACGGCCGTGGCCAACCGGCTGGGCAACTCGCAGCTCGACTGGCGCATCTCCATGGTGACCACGTCCTATACCCAGCCGGACTACTCGTGGGAGAACCGCAACGTGTTCCGCGGCTTCACCCGCGACATCAATCAGTTCAAGGCCTGGTTGCAGCAGAACGCGCCGTGTCCCGACCCGACCCAGGGCTGCTGGATCAACATCAATGGCGCGAGCGAGGAGCGCATCCTGGAAGGCGCGAAGGTGGCGGTGGACTACATGACCAACGCCAGCACGCCCGCGGCCAGGAAGTACCGTCCGGGAGCCCGGTTGGTGGTCATCGTCCTCACGGACGTGCGTGACCAGCCGGACACGCCGCCCGTCAGCACGTACATCAACTACTTCAAGGGCGCGAACCCCACGGGCCAGCTCATCCAGATGCACGGCATCATCTGCGACCCGGCTGGCGGCTATTGCTACCCGGGCGAGCCGGTGGATGATCCCCGCCACCTGGACGTCATCCAGGCCACCGGAGGCATCGTGGGCAGCATCCGCAGCACGGAGTCCATCAAGAACACCATCAACTCCATCGTGGACAGCGTGATCGCCTCCACGGGTTACCGCACGCTCAAGCCGCCCATCGGCGCCTCGGTGCGCGTGGCCCTGGAGTCGGTGCAGGATCCCACGAAGTGTCTGGCGAGCGATCTGCCCCGCAGCCGGGTCAATGGCTTCGACGTGGATGGCATCAGCCAGGCCCTGGCGTTCTACGGCGCGTGCCGTCCGACCTCTGCGGGCTCGACGAAGGCGGCCATCTCCTACCGGTACTGGAGCGACTTGACGGGCAACAAGGATGGCAACCCGCCGCCCTGCGCGACGGATGATTACTACGACTCGTCGGATCCGGACTTCTGCCGGGGCAATCTCACGTGCAACCGGCAGACGAACCGGTGTGATTGCCCGTCGGATTGTGGTGGCAACGCGCCGGTTGGCAAGGTGTGCAACAACAGCCGGGAAGTGTGTGACTTCACCTGCGGCGCGGAGTGCGGCGGAGCGTGCGGCAGCTTCCAGATGTGCAATACGGCCACGTGCACCTGCCAGTGCGTGGCGTCCGCCACCTGCGCTCCGGGCTTCCGGTTCGACTCGACGTCTTGCGGCTGCGTCTGCGACACGGCGGCGCTCAACTGTGGCTCCACCTATCAGCCCGACGCCGCCTCTTGCGCCTGTGTCTGCCAGGCCAATTGCGGCAACTCGTGTGTCACGGGCACGCAGTGCAACATGAGCACCTGCCGCTGCGAGCCGAAGTTGAACTGA
- a CDS encoding CARDB domain-containing protein, which produces MALLGLQTLISACGEPARQAPTEMGVVTQAADQNVALGKPITTSGYTQVYVATNANDGNRGTYWEGAPNAYPNTLTVNLGANYNISAIVLQLNPDSIWGTRTQNLTVLGHNTGTSAFSTLVSAATYTFNPATGNQITIPVTATVSEVRLQFASNSGSTGAQVAEFQVLGSPAGGTNTYALTVNNGSGSGSYAADTTVNITANAPPAGQVFSSWSGGIAANFGNIYSASTTYKTTGAATTLTANYASSSGGSKYEAEAATLSGGAVPTTNHAGYSGSGFVEGYWAQGASTRFTVSAPSAGWYDVGLRYGNGFADSNLSVYVNGTRSLQSALPTTGNWDTWATKTETFYLNAGSNQIAYQYDTGDLANVNLDYITVGATAAKKADLTVTDIQWTAAHNPPQAGEAITLKAVVKNSGTAATPSGVHKVSFRVNDQEIATSATTTTLAAGASATLTASAAWSTAHGTFPITAVVDPDNAIAEFNDTNNSFSKNITVSQTPGPDLVVQSISPSPSTPAAGAAVKYTVAIANQGLDATGSSVSVRLVIDGTTTLTGVTSSALAANATAAVVLSGTWTASNGNHTLVATVDPSNAISEAVESNNTLSSSIYVGRGANVPWIEYEAEAGTTNAQVQGPSRELGTIPGEASGRKAVVLSSTGHYVQWTTTAAANAIVVRNSIPDAPGGGGIQATLSLYVNGSKLTTLTLSSKEAWVYGGDDQQSNSPSGGKPRRIYDEASKLLSTTIPAGATVRLQKDSGDTAAYYAIDLVDLELVAAPIAKPEGFVDITQAGNGWEPAIPNDGISDDNAINQAIMAAQAGRFKGVYIPPGVFNQTNKYQVKGITIQGAGLWHSRIFCAALNEDAGWGQTGFNITGDNTTFRDFAIFGNTDGLRTQGGKAWVNSAHRNTVIENMWVEHVQCGYWVGGFNESTNLRISNVRFRNTGADAVNLCNGNKDGVVENSHARNTGDDAFAIWSATDLYPQPNINNVIRNCTAQITWRAAGFAIYGGRNNRIENSIAYDTLTYPGLTVSSEFQPFPMESATIDGLTLVRTGGTYWGGQQFGSIWLRADMNPTNGITIKNVDIIDPTYQGISIQSNNGGVFTNTSFQNITISNPTTYGIQVLSTAKGGATFTNVTVNNAPSGKAVNQSNGGFAITNGGGNNW; this is translated from the coding sequence ATGGCGCTTCTCGGCCTCCAGACACTCATCAGCGCGTGTGGCGAGCCCGCCCGGCAGGCACCCACCGAGATGGGGGTCGTGACCCAGGCCGCGGACCAGAACGTCGCCCTGGGCAAGCCCATCACCACGTCGGGGTATACGCAGGTCTACGTCGCGACGAACGCGAACGACGGTAACCGGGGCACCTACTGGGAAGGGGCGCCCAACGCCTATCCCAACACCCTGACGGTGAACCTGGGCGCCAACTACAACATCAGCGCGATCGTGCTGCAGCTCAACCCGGACAGCATCTGGGGCACGCGCACCCAGAACCTCACGGTGCTGGGACACAACACGGGCACCAGCGCCTTCTCCACCCTGGTGTCCGCGGCCACCTACACCTTCAATCCCGCGACCGGCAACCAGATCACCATCCCCGTGACGGCGACCGTGAGCGAGGTGCGGCTCCAGTTCGCGTCGAACAGCGGCTCCACCGGCGCTCAGGTCGCGGAGTTCCAGGTCCTCGGCTCGCCCGCGGGCGGAACGAACACCTATGCCCTGACCGTCAACAACGGCTCGGGCAGCGGCTCGTACGCCGCCGACACCACCGTGAACATCACGGCCAACGCCCCACCAGCCGGTCAGGTGTTCAGCTCCTGGTCGGGAGGAATCGCGGCGAACTTCGGCAACATCTACTCGGCCTCCACCACCTACAAGACGACCGGCGCCGCGACGACCCTCACCGCGAACTACGCGTCGAGCTCGGGCGGTTCCAAGTACGAGGCGGAAGCCGCGACCTTGAGCGGCGGCGCCGTGCCAACCACCAACCACGCCGGATATAGCGGCTCGGGCTTCGTGGAGGGCTACTGGGCCCAGGGCGCGAGCACCCGCTTCACCGTCTCCGCGCCCAGCGCGGGCTGGTACGACGTGGGCCTGCGCTATGGCAACGGCTTCGCGGACTCCAACCTCTCCGTCTACGTGAACGGCACGCGCAGCCTCCAGAGCGCCCTGCCCACCACGGGCAACTGGGACACCTGGGCCACCAAGACCGAGACCTTCTACCTGAACGCGGGCAGCAATCAGATCGCCTACCAGTACGACACGGGCGACCTGGCGAACGTCAACCTGGACTACATCACCGTGGGCGCCACGGCCGCCAAAAAGGCCGACCTCACCGTGACCGACATCCAGTGGACCGCGGCGCATAACCCCCCGCAGGCGGGTGAGGCCATCACCCTCAAGGCCGTCGTCAAGAACAGCGGCACCGCGGCCACGCCCAGCGGCGTGCACAAGGTTTCCTTCCGCGTGAACGATCAAGAGATCGCGACCTCGGCCACCACCACGACCCTGGCGGCTGGCGCGAGCGCGACCCTGACGGCCAGCGCCGCCTGGTCCACCGCCCACGGCACGTTCCCCATCACCGCCGTCGTGGATCCGGACAACGCCATCGCCGAGTTCAACGACACCAACAACAGCTTCAGCAAGAACATCACCGTCTCCCAGACGCCCGGTCCGGATCTGGTCGTCCAGTCCATCTCGCCCTCCCCCTCCACGCCCGCCGCCGGCGCCGCCGTCAAGTACACGGTCGCCATCGCGAACCAGGGCCTGGACGCCACGGGAAGCTCCGTCTCGGTCAGGCTCGTCATCGACGGGACGACGACCCTGACGGGCGTCACCTCCTCGGCCCTCGCCGCGAACGCCACCGCCGCCGTCGTCCTGAGCGGCACCTGGACGGCCTCCAACGGCAACCACACCCTGGTCGCCACGGTGGACCCCTCCAACGCCATCTCCGAGGCCGTGGAGAGCAACAACACCCTGTCCTCCAGCATCTACGTCGGCCGCGGCGCGAACGTGCCGTGGATCGAGTACGAGGCCGAGGCGGGAACGACCAACGCCCAGGTCCAGGGTCCCAGCCGCGAGCTCGGCACCATCCCGGGCGAGGCCTCGGGCCGCAAGGCGGTCGTGCTCAGCTCGACCGGCCACTACGTGCAGTGGACCACCACCGCGGCGGCCAACGCCATCGTCGTGCGCAACAGCATCCCCGATGCTCCGGGCGGCGGCGGCATCCAGGCCACGCTGAGCCTCTACGTCAACGGCAGCAAGCTGACCACCCTCACCCTCTCCTCCAAGGAGGCCTGGGTCTACGGCGGTGACGATCAGCAGTCCAACAGCCCCTCGGGCGGCAAGCCGCGCCGCATCTACGACGAGGCCAGCAAGCTGCTGAGCACCACCATCCCCGCGGGCGCCACCGTCCGCCTGCAGAAGGACTCGGGCGACACCGCCGCGTACTACGCCATCGATCTCGTCGACCTGGAGCTCGTCGCGGCCCCCATCGCCAAGCCGGAGGGCTTCGTCGACATCACCCAGGCTGGCAACGGCTGGGAGCCCGCCATCCCCAACGACGGCATCTCCGATGACAACGCCATCAATCAGGCGATCATGGCGGCGCAGGCGGGCCGGTTCAAGGGCGTCTACATCCCGCCCGGCGTCTTCAACCAGACCAACAAGTATCAGGTGAAGGGCATCACCATCCAGGGCGCGGGCCTGTGGCACAGCCGCATCTTCTGCGCGGCCCTGAACGAGGACGCGGGCTGGGGTCAGACGGGCTTCAACATCACCGGTGACAACACCACGTTCCGGGACTTCGCCATCTTCGGCAACACGGACGGCCTGCGCACCCAGGGTGGCAAGGCGTGGGTGAACTCGGCCCACCGCAACACCGTCATCGAGAACATGTGGGTCGAGCACGTGCAGTGCGGCTACTGGGTCGGCGGCTTCAACGAGTCGACGAACCTGCGCATCAGCAACGTGCGCTTCCGCAACACCGGCGCGGACGCGGTCAACCTCTGCAACGGCAACAAGGACGGCGTGGTGGAGAACTCCCACGCGCGCAACACGGGTGACGACGCCTTCGCCATCTGGTCGGCCACGGACCTCTACCCCCAGCCGAACATCAACAACGTCATCCGCAATTGCACCGCGCAGATCACCTGGCGCGCCGCGGGCTTCGCCATCTACGGCGGCCGCAACAACCGGATCGAGAACAGCATCGCCTACGACACGCTGACCTACCCCGGCCTCACCGTGAGCTCCGAGTTCCAGCCCTTCCCCATGGAGTCCGCGACGATCGACGGCCTGACGCTCGTGCGCACCGGCGGCACCTACTGGGGCGGCCAGCAGTTCGGCTCCATCTGGCTGCGCGCCGACATGAACCCGACCAACGGGATCACGATCAAGAACGTCGACATCATCGACCCGACCTACCAGGGCATCAGCATCCAGAGCAACAACGGGGGCGTGTTCACGAACACCTCGTTCCAGAACATCACCATCAGCAACCCCACGACCTACGGCATCCAGGTCCTGTCCACCGCCAAGGGCGGCGCCACCTTCACCAACGTGACGGTGAACAACGCCCCCAGCGGCAAGGCCGTCAACCAGAGCAACGGCGGCTTCGCCATCACCAATGGCGGCGGCAACAACTGGTAG
- a CDS encoding phosphatase domain-containing protein: protein MPRPSTPARLSALLLCLATSSALAAPAVLLFPTLGRPDSVTLQGRVLADTPHGSTALTRNLRRLATANWKGARVELSFLGVSAHVTSGADGNFQVTLPAPADKPFPVGNHPAQASVPGASTQAPVEIIPDSAPFLVVSDFDDTLAISEVTQPDKLVTNALLRDADTQQVVSGMAGFYGCLGADATRVPAFALVSGSPVQFAPRVGAFLSRHGFPSGFGLYLRDLGPGTLSDYKQPIIRGLLQRFPHPVVLVGDSGEKDPEVYAQIRDEFPGRVRAIYIRDAGNSANATRFKDMLLFKDASTAAEHAARQGFARSECVSAAFAPVAPTQARDLP, encoded by the coding sequence ATGCCGCGCCCCTCCACGCCCGCCCGTCTCTCCGCGCTCCTGCTCTGCCTGGCCACGTCCTCCGCGCTCGCGGCTCCGGCGGTGCTGCTCTTTCCCACGCTCGGCCGCCCCGACAGCGTCACCCTCCAGGGCCGCGTCCTCGCCGATACCCCGCATGGCAGCACGGCCTTGACCCGCAACCTGCGGCGTCTGGCCACGGCCAACTGGAAGGGCGCCCGGGTGGAGTTGTCCTTCCTCGGGGTCTCCGCTCACGTCACCAGTGGCGCCGACGGCAACTTCCAGGTCACCCTGCCCGCCCCCGCGGACAAACCCTTCCCCGTGGGCAACCATCCGGCCCAGGCGAGCGTGCCCGGTGCGAGCACCCAGGCTCCGGTGGAGATCATCCCGGACTCCGCCCCGTTCCTCGTCGTCTCCGACTTCGATGACACCCTGGCCATCTCCGAGGTGACCCAGCCGGACAAGCTGGTGACCAACGCGCTGCTACGGGACGCGGATACCCAGCAGGTGGTTTCCGGCATGGCGGGCTTCTATGGTTGCCTCGGCGCGGACGCGACTCGGGTGCCCGCCTTCGCGCTGGTGAGCGGCTCTCCCGTGCAGTTCGCCCCTCGCGTGGGTGCATTCCTCTCCCGCCACGGCTTTCCCTCGGGCTTCGGCCTCTACCTGAGGGATCTGGGGCCGGGAACGCTCTCCGATTACAAACAGCCCATCATCCGAGGCCTGCTCCAGCGCTTCCCCCACCCGGTGGTCCTCGTGGGGGACTCGGGCGAGAAGGATCCCGAGGTCTACGCGCAGATCCGCGACGAGTTCCCTGGGCGCGTCCGCGCCATCTACATCCGCGACGCGGGCAATAGCGCGAACGCCACGCGCTTCAAGGACATGCTCCTCTTCAAGGACGCGAGCACCGCCGCCGAACATGCCGCGAGACAGGGCTTCGCCCGGAGCGAGTGCGTCTCCGCCGCGTTCGCGCCCGTGGCGCCAACGCAGGCCCGCGACCTGCCCTGA
- a CDS encoding bestrophin family protein: MIDYDPHRWWTYFHYLRGSMIREIIYRVLAGVIWAVGVTAVHLYVRRVDIPVTVHSLAGISLSLLLVFRTNSSYDRFWEGRKLWGGIVNETRNLARAAGVFLGENSDLFRTLVHWTAVFPYATAASLRRTVHLGPVAELLPSGEVEQVRSAQHVPLAVARKMSAALDEGRRRGHYNEFVQMQLDQNVQLLVDFLGGCERIHKTPMPFAYMLHLRRALVLYCFTLPFAIVDAFGWMTVLATFVVTYVFFGIEEIGVEIEDPFGIDDNDLPLERICETIRGNLLALLPSQPGTPHP, from the coding sequence ATGATTGATTACGATCCGCACCGCTGGTGGACCTACTTCCATTACCTCCGGGGCTCGATGATCCGTGAGATCATCTACCGGGTCCTGGCCGGTGTCATATGGGCCGTGGGGGTGACGGCCGTCCACCTGTATGTCCGTCGCGTGGATATTCCCGTCACGGTGCACTCGCTGGCGGGAATCTCCTTGAGCCTGCTACTCGTCTTCCGCACCAACTCCTCCTATGACCGCTTCTGGGAGGGACGGAAATTGTGGGGTGGCATCGTCAATGAGACGCGCAACCTGGCGCGCGCCGCCGGCGTCTTCCTGGGAGAGAACTCGGACCTCTTCCGCACGCTGGTGCACTGGACCGCCGTCTTTCCGTACGCGACCGCCGCTTCGCTCCGGCGGACGGTCCATCTGGGGCCGGTGGCGGAGCTGCTTCCCTCCGGGGAGGTGGAGCAGGTGAGAAGTGCCCAGCACGTGCCGCTCGCGGTGGCCCGGAAGATGAGCGCGGCGCTCGACGAGGGCCGGCGCCGCGGTCACTACAACGAATTCGTGCAGATGCAACTGGACCAGAATGTTCAGCTGCTCGTCGACTTCCTGGGGGGCTGCGAGCGCATCCACAAGACGCCCATGCCCTTCGCCTACATGCTGCACCTGCGCCGGGCGCTCGTTCTCTACTGCTTCACGCTTCCTTTCGCGATTGTGGACGCGTTTGGCTGGATGACGGTGCTCGCCACGTTCGTCGTCACCTATGTCTTCTTTGGCATCGAGGAGATCGGCGTGGAGATCGAGGATCCCTTCGGCATTGACGACAACGATCTACCTCTGGAGCGGATCTGCGAGACCATTCGGGGCAATCTGCTGGCGCTGTTGCCCTCCCAGCCGGGGACACCGCATCCGTGA
- a CDS encoding glycoside hydrolase family 5 protein produces the protein MFKPMKLMGLLPLLLSACGGAEMSSEVSPSEAEHAETMTTAVANPTGRFYIVGKDIVAPDGKKFYPVGANLDGWDFFQRSTENYSAEAVKWGWNLIRINGAQLPHANFNTYGLVSGTASNGNFAKIDRIIQAYTSKKIVVLIEFHDKVWSGGTIDATKLNQTKEAWIALANKYKNNTYVWFNLINEPIWGESATDYVSIHTTLRNAIRATGAENIIVVDGGVAGQEWNRWGVPGNLIPTYGPQLAQNQCNMLFSIHVYNAWAEAGGSSPHTTEFINYVKSVQSKNLALIVGETGWDKTNSDVPRLKAGSMVAFNNAPAQGVGIVAWHGTPNWDDTFNLTQSGQFHAVNDWTQPTNLTDLGTVLWQLGHNKPQLGTFTGSYAASNCASAK, from the coding sequence GTGTTCAAGCCGATGAAGCTGATGGGGTTGTTGCCGTTGCTGCTGAGCGCCTGCGGAGGTGCCGAGATGTCTTCCGAGGTGTCTCCCTCGGAGGCCGAACACGCGGAGACCATGACCACCGCGGTGGCCAATCCCACCGGACGCTTCTACATCGTTGGCAAGGACATCGTGGCGCCAGACGGGAAGAAATTCTATCCCGTGGGAGCCAATCTCGACGGTTGGGACTTCTTCCAGCGGAGCACGGAGAACTATTCCGCCGAGGCCGTCAAATGGGGTTGGAACCTCATCCGCATCAATGGCGCCCAGTTGCCCCATGCCAATTTCAACACCTATGGGCTCGTCTCGGGAACGGCGTCCAATGGCAACTTCGCGAAGATCGATCGCATCATCCAGGCCTACACGTCCAAGAAGATCGTGGTCCTCATCGAGTTCCACGACAAGGTCTGGAGCGGCGGCACCATCGACGCCACCAAGCTGAACCAGACGAAGGAGGCCTGGATCGCCCTGGCCAACAAGTACAAGAACAACACCTATGTCTGGTTCAATCTGATCAACGAGCCCATCTGGGGTGAGTCGGCAACGGACTACGTGTCCATCCACACGACCCTGCGCAACGCCATCCGCGCCACGGGCGCGGAGAACATCATCGTCGTGGATGGAGGCGTGGCGGGTCAGGAGTGGAACCGGTGGGGAGTACCGGGCAATCTCATCCCCACCTACGGGCCCCAGCTCGCACAGAACCAGTGCAACATGCTCTTCTCCATCCATGTCTACAACGCCTGGGCCGAGGCGGGCGGCAGCTCGCCGCACACCACCGAGTTCATCAACTACGTGAAGTCGGTGCAGTCCAAGAACCTGGCGCTCATCGTCGGAGAGACGGGCTGGGACAAGACCAACAGCGACGTGCCCCGGTTGAAGGCCGGAAGCATGGTGGCCTTCAACAACGCACCGGCCCAGGGCGTGGGCATCGTGGCGTGGCACGGCACTCCCAACTGGGATGACACGTTCAATCTGACCCAGTCCGGCCAGTTCCACGCCGTCAACGACTGGACCCAGCCCACCAACCTGACCGATCTCGGCACGGTCCTGTGGCAGCTGGGACACAACAAGCCCCAGCTCGGGACCTTCACGGGAAGCTACGCGGCGAGCAACTGCGCCTCGGCGAAGTAG
- a CDS encoding TMEM165/GDT1 family protein, whose amino-acid sequence MEAIIGSFFLVAASEMGDKTQLLAFSLASRFRKPWVVLAGILVSTLANHALAASVGGLVSQHVPPRLMAGILAVLFIGFGLWTLKPDTLEDTQSPARFGPFVTTVVLFFLAEMGDKTQLATVVMAARYQSVSLVTIGTTLGMMAANGPAVFLGDKLAARVQMKWVRWAAALLFFFFGLLSIIAAVRGG is encoded by the coding sequence ATGGAAGCGATTATCGGTTCGTTCTTCCTGGTGGCCGCCAGCGAGATGGGTGACAAGACCCAATTGCTGGCCTTTTCGCTGGCGTCGCGCTTCCGCAAGCCCTGGGTGGTGCTCGCGGGCATCCTGGTGTCCACGCTGGCCAATCACGCGCTGGCGGCGAGCGTGGGCGGCCTGGTGTCCCAGCATGTGCCTCCCCGGCTCATGGCGGGCATCCTGGCGGTGCTGTTCATCGGCTTCGGGTTGTGGACCCTCAAGCCAGACACGTTGGAGGACACCCAGAGCCCGGCGCGCTTTGGCCCCTTCGTGACCACGGTGGTCCTCTTCTTCCTGGCGGAGATGGGGGACAAGACGCAACTGGCCACGGTGGTGATGGCGGCGCGCTACCAGTCGGTGTCGCTGGTGACGATCGGCACCACGCTCGGGATGATGGCCGCCAACGGCCCCGCGGTCTTCCTCGGAGACAAGCTGGCGGCCAGGGTGCAGATGAAGTGGGTCCGCTGGGCGGCCGCCTTGCTCTTCTTCTTCTTTGGCCTCCTGTCGATCATTGCCGCGGTGCGAGGCGGGTAA
- a CDS encoding ribbon-helix-helix domain-containing protein: MQDASASPTSPEATPASADSNGSDATESVVSTHVLVPIEQVHKLRELARRTRIHQSEYLREAVEDLLSKYVRPPDAGGES, encoded by the coding sequence ATGCAGGATGCCAGCGCCAGCCCGACGAGCCCCGAGGCCACCCCGGCTTCGGCCGACTCGAACGGATCCGACGCCACGGAGTCCGTGGTCTCCACCCACGTGCTCGTCCCCATCGAGCAGGTCCACAAGTTGCGTGAGCTCGCCCGCCGCACGCGGATCCACCAGAGCGAGTACCTCCGCGAAGCCGTGGAGGATCTGCTCAGCAAGTACGTCCGCCCGCCCGATGCCGGAGGGGAGTCGTGA